TCTTGGCCCTTTATGACACTTTTTGCATGAGGTATCCTAGTGCAGCGGAGTATCTTAAAAAAAGTTGTGAACAAAAGAAATGGGCAAGATGTTACTTTGAAGGAGTTAGGTACAATGTTGACACCACCAATTCAGCAGAATCTTTTAACGGTGTTATTAAAGACGCAAGAAAGTTGACTTTACTTCCAATGTTTGATTTTATCATTGGAAAAATAGCTGAATGGTTTAACAAGCACAGGAAGGAGGCAGCTGAACAACCTCCCGCTTTAAAGCTTGTGCCTATTGTGGAGGAAGAAATGTCTAAAAGATGTATTGATGCAGGGGTTCTTACGGTTGACGAGTTAAACAGCTTCCATCTCGAGTACAGTGTGCATGGTAGTGATGGGAAGCGTTATACTGTGGACATGGCTATGAAAACGTGCACTTGTGAGCAATTTGATAAAGACAAATATCCATGTGTAAGAGCTTTCCCTGGTGGAGTCTGGCAAACGCTCTTCCTGGCCTGTGTTTTAGTCCTACCACGTGGTTTTATAGGAGTAACCTCGAGTGGTGTAGGAGCTTTCTCAGGTGGTGTAAGAGTTTTTTCGGTTGGTGTAAgagcttctccttcttcttctacagctttttcttctgatttttcctcatctttttcctctgttttatcctcagcttctttct
This portion of the Raphanus sativus cultivar WK10039 unplaced genomic scaffold, ASM80110v3 Scaffold3316, whole genome shotgun sequence genome encodes:
- the LOC130506510 gene encoding uncharacterized protein LOC130506510; this encodes MRSTELPVSTMSLGTSYSTMFKVTGHCREVNPDTITRVVVDEGKKFKYLFWALGASIEGFRAMRKVLVVDATHLKTVYGGVLFIATAQDPNHHHYPIAFGVADGEKYESCLWFMEQNKGLIKAVRLVFPQAAHEYCIWHLSQNVKGYVRNSKDTCAFKFMECAHAYTEAEFLALYDTFCMRYPSAAEYLKKSCEQKKWARCYFEGVRYNVDTTNSAESFNGVIKDARKLTLLPMFDFIIGKIAEWFNKHRKEAAEQPPALKLVPIVEEEMSKRCIDAGVLTVDELNSFHLEYSVHGSDGKRYTVDMAMKTCTCEQFDKDKYPCVRAFPGGVWQTLFLACVLVLPRGFIGVTSSGVGAFSGGVRVFSVG